aacaaatatttatttatatctatttattaatCGTTTGGGTAAAACTTGTACGGTTTTACAAATAGCAAAACAAAACACCTTTAAGTAGTAGCATCCTATTTTCACCATTTGTTTAtccaaaaaggttttaaaagtgCAAGCAAGTGAACCtagacattttgttaaaatacagaacagtgaattttgtttttgtacagGGCTGGTTCGAATAGGAGGTTTATTTGTTTGAGATTTCTTTTTATAAAGGATTATTCAGTGTGTGTTTAAGACCTGCCCTATTTTAAATAGATGAGACAGATATCTGctgtacaaaatgtttaatatattattttaaaattcccctACACCTGGTCAAAGCTAGTGAATAAGCTTTGTATTCTGAACTTcagcattatttaatattttatttttttaattagcgtATACTTGATCGTTGTTCGTTGGTGCATTCACAAATTGAGTTCAGAGTTTGCTGAACTGGAGAAAAAGCCTTGCACTCTGAACttcagtattatttgtttttttttttttaatcatatacaGTTGTTCAAATTTGAGAGCTAACTTCTATAGACACAGAAATGTGTACAGTATTTAACCCTAACCTGGTGCTCTAACTTTAAAATCTGGGCCAATAAGGGTTAATCATAATACTAACATTCatcatataacattataattccattaacaaaatagatttactaacaatatattttattttaaaatattgtctgtttAACCGTAGCCAAATATAGTggattgtaaaattgttgttacatttaagctagttttcaattattttatttaatacttacttcTAGAGACCGACTGAAATGATGGTACACTTTACAAAACACTTACTTCATCGAATGGAGCTACATAAACTAaaatagtgataaaatattttggaatcaGCCTAAATTcctaataacaaataacacaagaattggtatcaaaatgttttactaaaggCCCATTCTTAAAAACAACCACCCTATTTGAACATTATACTGTACATTATGCAAATCCCACAGGGACAGAATGCActtcaaattttaacttaatattaatctatgaatttaaattaaaaacattttaaccatCCACATTCCACTGTATTATAAAATAGAAGTGAACAGACCAATTTGTAgttacataacattaaaattttgtgtgtattcttaaaattgtcaGTCTTTAAGATTTTTGAACTGTATAATACGAGAAGAaatctaaaaagtaaaaactCTGTACTGTAGTcttgtatttattattctgtGACAAGGCTTGTAAAAGACATGTACAAATcacactttattataaaaaaattcataacgcATAGATTTTTCATGACAAATGccaattacaataaaacttaagCTGATTTAAACGTAAACAATTTTTTCCATTTACTATCCCATTGGCATTCAAATGAAAGTGAATGttataaatatcagtttaaaCTAGGACAAATCACACTATAATAAATGCTGATGAAAAATGAAGACCCTGCTTAGTTTCTCACTGGCGCTGACTAGCTGAGATGCTAGGAGACTGTCTGTGTCTACCATGCATTGAGGAACGTCTCCTCCAGAGTTGAGTATGAGGTTAGTTCGATACCCAGCCTGGACAGAACAACAAACAAAACTCAATGATTGTCATTTTGGATTTGTTCTCATCACATAAACAAGGAAGACCCTGCTTAGTTTCTCACTGGCGCTGACTAGCTGAGATGCTAGGAGACTGTCTGTGTCTACCATGCATTGAGGAATGTCTCCTCCAGAGTTGGAGTATGAGGTTAGTTCGATACCCAGCCTGGACAGAACAACAAACAAAACTCAATGATTGTCATTTTGGATTTGTTCTCATCACATAAACAAGGAAGGACCCTGCTTAGTTTCTCACTGGCGCTGACTAGCTGAGATGCTAGGAGACTGTCTGTGTCTACCATGCATTGAGGAATGTCTCCTCCAGAGTTGAGTATGAGGTTAGTTCGATACCCAGCCTGGACAGAACAACAAACAGAACTCAATGATTGTCATAGTGGATTTGTTCTCATCACATAAACTAGGAAGACACTGCTTAGTTTCTCACTGGCGCTGACTAGCTGAGATGCTAGGAGGACTGTGTCTACCATGCATTGAGGAATGTCTCCTCCAGAGTTGAGTATGAGGTTAGTTCGATACCCAGCCTGGACAGAACAACAAACAGAACTCAATGATTGTCATAGTGGATTTGTTCTCATCACATAAACTAGGTAGACCCCTGCTTAGTTTCTCACTGGCGGCTGACTAGCTGAGATGCTAGGAGACTGTCTGTGTCTACCATGCATTGAGGAATGTCTCCTCCAGAGTTGAGTATGAGGTTAGTTCGATACCCAGCCTGGACAGAACAACAAACAGAACTCAATGATTGTCATATTGGATTTGTTCTCATCACATAAACTAGGTAGACCTTGCTTAGTTTCTCACTGGCGCTGACTAGCTGGGATGCTAGGAGGACTGTCTGTGTCTACCATGCATTGAGGAACGTCTCCCTCTCCAGAGTTGAGTATGAGGTTAGTTCGATACCCAGCCTGGACAGAAACAACAAACAAAACGCATGTCATATTGGATTTGTTCTCATCACATAAACTAGGAAGACACTGCTTAATTGAAGTAGATTCAAATAAGttgtgttaaacatttatttaggttgtttaattttctttatatgattatttgtacttttattttttttataagattttaatttatgatgCAATTTGCAAGATGCTATTGTTCTAATCAGTCACAATAATGTCAGTAACAGTCCTTTTTAGTCTGACCTTGTCatattatttctgtatttcaCCAAACAGCTGATACAAACACtatgtgcagtgaaatatcaatCAGTTTTTCCAACCATccaaatagtataataaaaactcAAAGAAAGTATAACATACATGAtattattatatcagtaaaatatttactgtacttcaatttgatgaaataaaaaaatgggtcgatgcattaaaaaaattgactTGAACCCTACACCACACCACCTGttgatattgaaaatattttcattataatatttaaaaactagaaaaagttttatgcggatttcatgtaaaaaatgttcctttataggtactaataagagagccAAGAGTatgaaaaattttactataaacagtTTTTGACCACAAGTGAGCAACATAACTCATTAACTGACAACTTCATggatttgttggtcttgttattatgcACAACtttgtctttttaatttttgctctatatattatagtttccaagatcccttcagtgtgcataaaatttggaatacaCTGTATACAGcgtattgattaaatattaagaCCGGGTTTTAGTTCTGTAATttaagcttattattattttaagacaagACACCATTTAATGTACTCTTGTGATACTGatgtataaagaatattttgattttacatatatttgtcAATTGTTGTATATTTACAGAAACTTACTCATATAGATTCAGACATTAGATTCATGAAATACCAACTACAAACATTCTTGGACGTCCTTTTTGCTAGGTTAGAGAAGACCAAGTCAAGTCAATTAATCATGCCTATCAAACTCTATAAGTTACCATTAGCAGACAAGCACTTGCCTTTTTCCAATTGAAAAAGATTGCTTGGTTTTGTTTCTTTGAGCCTTTGAGACTgccctaaaaatataaaaaataaaaacactctaTTTTAAAGGGTATTAGCAGAGGTTCAATGCAATAGCTATAACTAAATCTACCTAATACAGCCATTTCATAGATTATATAATGGTCTTCCCAGGTATATACTTTTTATCTGCAACCATATGGTCATATAtctgtattagttttatataaaacatatttcaaactaCAAGTAGGGCATAGTAAAGTTATAGATAGTAACAAGATAATAGTTTAAATACAGATGTAACCatgcatacatttattttacagagGACATGTTTTTACAACTACACAAATTgtgaagtaaacaaaaattatcaataatcTGGTTGTTTGCTGCATGACATCCTTGTCCGCATATAACGCAGCAGACTCACAGCAGTGTATGAACATTAGTGATGTGTCCAAGTTGAATCCCAATACACCAAATCTTCAACAAAGATTTTGGATTCAAAAACCGATTGACGGGATTAGGTGAAATCTCGCCAGATTTCAATGTCAAATCTTGTTGATCGTGTCTCAAATCCGAACCTTTTGTGAAAATTCAGTGGATTTGAGATTTGACTTCGACACATTACAACTCCATTctatacccagcagggatcacttctggctggtttataccttccagttgaacccaccacttggcacagcaaaaaccgatgtgtcacttaaatctgggcaaccttatggatgcccaggagcagcacatcactaatcgcaaatgtcgagattctggggttcatgggcaattcgataggtctagtctactatggGAGATaattgttggagttggtggggtttgttctctaacctcagaggttcttgctagcctcaacaagggtgtgccacccctgtctactttgactggagaggctggttcagagctggcctccccttcttccggggagacatgactttgagatgtagtgccctaattcttcctcatggatctcgataggaggcggcccctactcccttaccttacccatcctgaatatcctgtcactccggaagcagcgcaaaggttcttacaggactaagtgcaatttataagcttcttgtcctaagagaacaaacaaaaaCTCCATTCTATAGAATCCTTTTGTGTACTAAACGACGTACATCTACTCAAATTCTGCAATTAGTTATTAATACGAGAAGCTGTACTCACTCTTTGAACCCCAAGGCCAGTTCCTCTACCTTGGATGGATGGCACACAATGGTAGTCCGTGAGATGGACGGATCGAACAGCTTTTTCACGTACTTGGGGCCTATCCGGCTAAGATCCTCCATCGTCACCTTGTCTATCTTGTTCACCAGCCATCTGTGTCACAAACAAATTCCTCTTTTTATTCTGCACATGATTGTAAATACTTTAGTTAATGAGATAAGACAGATCAAATGGCAGTTTCATGTATTTAGCATCATCATCCGGAATAAGACCTTACATCATCACCTTCTCTATCCCTGTGTCACAACAAACAATATctgttatattgtttaatttatagaaattttaagttattaaatataataggtTTGCCGacaatatgaatattataaaattatgcattttattttcatattttaaaatgttagcaTTTGATTCACACATACGtctaaagaaaagaaatgtaGAAGAGAATGACTTTATTACATATTAGGttgaatatagttttttatggaaaaaatctATACTTAATATGAATTTAGTATTATAGACAGTTgcataaacaacaatttattagcATTGGGGCACTAAATGTAACTGTTTCAGAAGTGAAGTTTGTATGGATTTAAGTCGAGTTCCTTGCAGTTTTAAACATCAGTCCATAAAAAACAGAGCGGTTGCACAGCTGGTAGCTAACTAATGTAACCACTGAAATATTAGATTGATTGGAGGTCATGCTACCATCTGGACTgtacaaagtgttttataatagttttacatgTCTGTATGAAACAACAAATGGACTAACAGTAATTGTAGCCATTTCTCATGACTGTGACATGTGATATATCTACTGATATGACATACAATGGTTGTAAATACTCATTAAGTGTTTACTATTGTttgtagtgtttattttaattcttatttgtaTAAACGTCTTAACCCTGGAAGTGGCAAATGATTAGTAATAgtcattttaacccttttacatCATGGGCATATACAACAGGCCTGGTCATAGTTGGAAAATAAACCTCTAAGGCCTCTAACCCTTTACATgctatgtaattatattttctgatttttattttattacctacaCTGCATTCTGTACAAATGTATGTAACTTTTTATaggatataaattttacaatattgaaatacaatatttaaacagcTGTGACTACAGCATCCTGCCTGGTGTGGCCTTTATGGTTTTGTTTATGTACTATACATATTTCTATTCTAAgccaaattattattgtagtctATAAGAAATATCCATATTCtacttatagttaaaattaaaatttgtcttggtttttatttctttaaatactctttttttttttcatatatactGCAAGTGCTCAGTGCATGTTAgtaa
This genomic stretch from Homalodisca vitripennis isolate AUS2020 chromosome 6, UT_GWSS_2.1, whole genome shotgun sequence harbors:
- the LOC124364398 gene encoding uncharacterized protein LOC124364398 isoform X3; the encoded protein is MGQVSGVFQEEKLTDDVTWEQSLFDSAKSSLIYEIIEREKSIGDVVAQSLLSYFKHVDHDYNRWLVNKIDKVTMEDLSRIGPKYVKKLFDPSISRTTIVCHPSKVEELALGFKELGIELTSYSTLEETFLNAW
- the LOC124364398 gene encoding uncharacterized protein LOC124364398 isoform X2 translates to MGQVSGVFQEEKLTDDVTWEQSLFDSAKSSLIYEIIEREKSIGDVVAQSLLSYFKHVDHDYNRWLVNKIDKVTMEDLSRIGPKYVKKLFDPSISRTTIVCHPSKVEELALGFKELGIELTSYSTLEETFLNAW
- the LOC124364398 gene encoding uncharacterized protein LOC124364398 isoform X1 gives rise to the protein MGQVSGVFQEEKLTDDVTWEQSLFDSAKSSLIYEIIEREKSIGDVVAQSLLSYFKHVDHDYNRWLVNKIDKVTMEDLSRIGPKYVKKLFDPSISRTTIVCHPSKVEELALGFKELGIELTSYSTLERETFLNAW